The Halobacterium hubeiense genome contains the following window.
GCCGCACTCGTCGCAGACGCCGGCCTCCTCGGGCGGATTGAAGTCCACGTGGAAGGTCGCGCCGCAGTCCTCGCAGACGCGGCGGCCGGTCAGCCGGCGGACGAGCTCGTCCTCGTCGACGTCGAGGTAGAGCACGACGTCGAGGTCCGTGATGGAGTCCAGATACTCCGTCTGGGCCTCGTTGCGCGGGTAGCCGTCGAGGACGAAGCCGTCGGCCTCGCCGAGCGCGGTCTTGACGATTTCGTTGACGACCTCGTCGGGAACGAGATCGCCGGCGTCCATGTACGCGCCGGGCGTGTCGTACTCCAAGTCGAGATGGCTGATGTCCATCCCCTTGTTCTCGCGGAGCGCGTCGCCGGTGGTGACGTGCTCGACGCCGAACTCCTCGGTGAGTCGGCGGCTCTGCGTGCCTTTGCCGGCGCCGGGCGCGCCCAGAATCAGGATTCGGGGGTTACTCATATCGTCCCGTTTCCGGGCCTCGATTAAGGAGGTGTTGTTTCCGGCCGAACTGACTCGCACACCCGACCTGCTTTGTGGGCGGGCCGCCAACCCCACGTATGACTCGATTCGACGCCGACACGGACGCCGACCGCATCGAACTCGTCGCGGAGGCCATCGCCGCCCACCGCGAGCGCGACAGCGCGTTCTGCACGCTGGAAGCCGACGAGGACCCCAGCGACGACCCCGAGTTCCTGCCGCCGTGGGTGCAGTTCGCGGACGGCACCCTCAACCTCGACTGCACCGACGAGGAGCTGGACCGCCTCTCGACGGTCGTCTCTCGGTTCGGCGCGTTCACCATCGCCGAGCGCGAGACCGTCCCCGCGGACACCGCCGAGGAGGACCCCGGGACGAACGTCCGCATCGAGGCGCGCGCCGACGACGACCGCGTCGGCCAGTTCGTCGACGCCCTCTTCCAGGACGTGTACGAGCTCCCGGCGGACTTC
Protein-coding sequences here:
- a CDS encoding adenylate kinase, with amino-acid sequence MSNPRILILGAPGAGKGTQSRRLTEEFGVEHVTTGDALRENKGMDISHLDLEYDTPGAYMDAGDLVPDEVVNEIVKTALGEADGFVLDGYPRNEAQTEYLDSITDLDVVLYLDVDEDELVRRLTGRRVCEDCGATFHVDFNPPEEAGVCDECGGDLYQREDDTEETARERIEVYEENTAPVVEYFRDEGVLEEIDGEQTPDEVWEDVKAAVEANAN